The following proteins are encoded in a genomic region of Triticum dicoccoides isolate Atlit2015 ecotype Zavitan chromosome 1B, WEW_v2.0, whole genome shotgun sequence:
- the LOC119344027 gene encoding LOB domain-containing protein 6-like, whose translation MASSSASSFPGSVITMASSAAAVGAASSGAAGTGSPCAACKFLRRKCQPDCVFAPYFPPDNPQKFVHVHRVFGASNVTKLLNELNPYQREDAVNSLAYEADMRLRDPVYGCVGVISVLQHQLRQLQQDLTRARYELSKYQAAAAVAVSASVGCNGTPAMADFIGNTVPNCTQNFINISHSTAIGAGLGFGHDQFAAVQMLARSYEGEGAVARLGVNGGSGGGYDFGYTSAMGVGPVSGLGPLSGGQFLKPGTAGGDERHTAAQ comes from the exons ATGGCCTCCTCATCGGCGTCGTCGTTTCCAGGCTCCGTGATCACCATGGCAtcctcggcggcggcggtcggcgccgcgAGCTCCGGGGCGGCCGGCACGGGCTCGCCGTGCGCGGCCTGCAAGTTCCTCCGGCGCAAGTGCCAGCCCGACTGCGTGTTCGCGCCCTACTTCCCGCCGGACAACCCGCAGAAGTTCGTTCACGTGCACCGCGTCTTCGGCGCCAGCAACGTCACCAAGCTGCTCAACGAGCTGAACCCGTACCAGCGGGAGGACGCGGTGAACTCGCTCGCCTACGAGGCCGACATGCGCCTCCGCGACCCCGTCTACGGCTGCGTCGGCGTCATCTCCGTCCTCCAGCACCAGCTCCGCCAGCTCCAGCAGGACCTCACCCGCGCCAGATACGAACTCTCAAAGTACCAG GCGGCTGCTGCGGTGGCGGTCTCGGCGTCTGTGGGTTGCAACGGGACGCCGGCAATGGCGGATTTCATCGGCAACACGGTGCCCAACTGCACGCAGAACTTCATCAACATCAGCCACTCCACGGCGATCGGCGCGGGTCTTGGGTTCGGGCACGACCAGTTCGCGGCCGTTCAGATGCTGGCCAGGAGCTACGAGGGGGAGGGCGCTGTCGCGAGACTCGGCGtgaacggcggcagcggcggcggctacgaCTTCGGGTACACATCAGCCATGGGCGTCGGGCCGGTGTCCGGCCTCGGCCCGCTGAGCGGCGGACAGTTCTTGAAACCTGGCACGGCCGGTGGGGACGAGAGGCACACCGCCGCGCAGTAG